A single Pyxicephalus adspersus chromosome 8, UCB_Pads_2.0, whole genome shotgun sequence DNA region contains:
- the HRH1 gene encoding histamine H1 receptor yields MMLNNNLSITKNITEIHSASLGLVLGTISFFTVVMNILVLYAVKTERKLHTVGNLYIVSLSIADLIVGVAVMPLNIVYLINNEWILGRPTCLFWLSMDYVASTASIFSLFILCIDRYRSIQQPLQYLKYRTKTRASVMISGAWLLSLTWVIPILGWHVFANAGVRTVPEYMCETEFHKVTWFKVLTAIFNFYIPSLLMLWFYAKIYKAVREHYQHRQLINGSFQLFYGSKFVRNVKVLNKSKDCVSRQCPNDNLMVPETKFHSHYTTVSNVFTQQKSSREHFQIEDYDGQQGYNSCDNKVVKLHCFPLAIIQAHPEECRNYVKVNRKKTRDQCPDNLDVTDLSEDHTFVDAGSCILETSQVEDNNIETVEGSETQVSGNLSYLKHTWQRFRTHSKQNFQGLHMNRERKAAKQLGFIMAAFMLCWIPYFVLFMVIAFCQDCFNHNFHMFTIWLGYINSTLNPLIYPLCNENFKKTFKKIFHVQLNCGICKKKTFTMCSYE; encoded by the coding sequence ATGATGCTGAATAATAACCTGAGCATAACAAAGAATATCACTGAGATCCACTCTGCAAGCTTAGGCCTGGTTCTAGGCACCATATCATTTTTTACAGTCGTCATGAACATTCTAGTGTTGTATGCAGTGAAAACAGAACGCAAACTTCATACAGTTGGAAACCTGTATATTGTCAGCTTGTCTATTGCAGATCTTATTGTTGGAGTGGCTGTAATGCCTTTGAACATTGTATATCTCATAAATAATGAGTGGATTCTTGGAAGACCGACATGTCTATTTTGGTTGTCTATGGATTATGTTGCTAGTACAGCCTCCATATtcagtctttttattttgtgcattgatCGTTATCGTTCGATCCAGCAGCCACTTCAATACCTAAAATATCGGACAAAGACCCGAGCCTCTGTAATGATATCAGGGGCATGGCTCTTGTCCTTGACCTGGGTTATTCCAATTTTGGGTTGGCATGTCTTTGCAAATGCTGGCGTACGGACAGTTCCTGAATATATGTGTGAAACAGAGTTTCACAAAGTGACTTGGTTTAAAGTTCTCACTgccatatttaatttttatattcctTCTTTGCTAATGTTATGGTTTTATGCCAAGATTTACAAGGCTGTAAGGGAACACTACCAACATCGACAGCTCATTAATGGTTCCTTTCAACTGTTTTATGGCAGTAAATTTGTACGGAACGTGAAGGTACTCAATAAATCAAAAGACTGTGTAAGTCGTCAGTGTCCTAATGATAATCTTATGGTTCCTGAAACAAAGTTTCACAGTCATTACACCACAGTTTCCAATGTTTTTACACAACAGAAAAGCTCTCGAGAACATTTTCAAATAGAAGATTATGATGGTCAACAGGGATACAATTCATGTGACAATAAAGTTGTGAAGTTGCACTGTTTTCCTCTTGCTATAATACAGGCCCACCCAGAAGAGTGTCGAAACTATGTTAaagttaacagaaaaaaaacaagagaccAGTGTCCAGATAACCTAGATGTAACAGATTTGTCTGAGGACCATACATTCGTTGACGCAGGTTCTTGTATTTTAGAGACAAGTCAAGTGGAAGACAACAACATAGAGACGGTTGAAGGATCTGAAACCCAAGTCTCTGGGAACCTTAGCTATCTCAAACATACCTGGCAGAGGTTCCGCACACATTCCAAGCAGAACTTTCAAGGACTTCATATGAACAGAGAAAGAAAGGCTGCAAAACAATTGGGTTTTATTATGGCAGCATTTATGTTGTGTTGGATCCCatactttgttctttttatggtCATAGCATTTTGCCAAGACTGCTTTAACCACAATTTTCACATGTTTACTATTTGGCTTGGTTACATTAATTCAACACTGAACCCTCTTATTTACCCTCTGTGCAATGagaattttaaaaagacatttaaaaagatatttcatGTACAGTTAAATTGTGgcatatgtaaaaagaaaacgtTTACAATGTGCAGCTATGAATGA